A genomic region of Caenorhabditis elegans chromosome V contains the following coding sequences:
- the F07C3.3 gene encoding alkaline phosphatase family protein (Confirmed by transcript evidence), with product MITWFRNVKRKTQPMRFVMILFAFVAAFLFTANIRSANQFALPAQILNRASRLQSQKTEESAIDKLWNINVFGDDDNIKTEIERDPLLTHHPFDNTCKFPLPNSYAEDIIPFHLSERMRQLKCEVKQKDYATMDSEGYIYVHPHFVDWPRLERDVQCKVDIIEGGLRKPERNMTKNSMFIKKTLEIPSNERLFVNADAFVINCYNHSKKAVKPEVPIWKKPFPGMKDKNLPEDEILRVKDLYSYGDYGNKIREQVSKAVDRYSIDILGFDSTARTMFMRHMPRTVEVMAKLDYHYLYGYTKVADNSMVNLAPILVGDMEEALKKPKYDKSGDFNINWLLPTEDKMDPTKLNFLWKIMKEKYGCESLFNEDISTKGLGLFNYPPTEFQPGFTENPADHYYRAYYLAVYENWKYEACRDGEQLQNEFVNIWRRFAHRYRNICHFGFTFVTTLTHEAGLVLEILDEKLAAHLSQMHLNGDLDNTLSIIMGDHGNRIGAIKSRYTGRIEERMPLMAMRFPTGFAETYPVEYKNFLDNKHKLTSNFDVHKTLHDIVHMRLGDNKAKSDEGRGISLFDAIPNTRTCADVIVPENFCMCMIDVSSIANPLPNFNKKKPTDQKMDQFNTLKSWLKTENLDDCVDVSSLETGQTFQEMAINPLSRFGLRTKNNASMLELMKERNKKNPELNYINFEFSVSGTYKNGEPLSMLVRTELFVEKSTSQLIFEPMIQEMPASCRFVSIFDVCQCLRPQL from the exons ATGATCACCTGGTTCCGGAACGTGAAAAGGAAAACGCAGCCGATGCGATTTGTCATG ATATTATTTGCATTTGTTGCCGCCTTCCTGTTCACCGCCAATATCAGATCAGCTAATCAATTTGCTCTTCCCGCGCAGATTTTAAACAGAGCTTCAAGACTTCAGTCGCAAAAGACAGA AGAATCTGCAATAGACAAATTATGGAATATCAATGTTTTTGGAGATGATGACAATATAAAAACAGAAATCGAACGGGATCCTCTTTTAACACACCATCCATTTGACAATACTTGTAAATTTCCATTGCCCAATTCATATGCAGAAGATATAATCCCATTTCATTTATCTGAAAGAATGCGTCAATTGAAATGTGAAGTAAAACAAAAAGATTATGCTACAATGGACTCTGAAGGATATATTTATGTACATCCTCATTTTGTGGATTGGCCGAGACTAGAGAGGGATGTTCAGTGCAAAGTGGACATTATTGAAGGAGGACTCAGAAAACCTGAACGGAATATGACAAAGAACTCAATGTTTATTAAGAAAACTTTAGAA ATTCCATCAAATGAAAGATTATTTGTAAATGCAGATGCATTTGTAATTAACTGTTACAATCATTCAAAGAAAGCTGTTAAACCAGAAGTTccaatttggaaaaaacctTTCCCTGGTATGAAAGACAAAAACCTGCCGGAAGATGag attctccgAGTGAAAGATCTCTACTCTTACGGAGACTATGGAAATAAGATCAGAGAACAAGTATCCAAAGCTGTCGACAGATATTCTATTGACATCCTTGG ttttgattcGACCGCCCGTACTATGTTCATGAGACATATGCCACGAACTGTTGAAGTCATGGCCAAGCTAGATTATCATTATCTGTACGGGTATACGAAAGTAGCTGATAACTCGATGGTGAACCTTGCCCCGATTCTAGTTGGTGACATGGAAGAAGcattgaaaaaaccaaaatacgATAAATCGGGagattttaatattaattggTTACTCCCGACAGAGGATAAAATGGACCCAACGAAGTTGAactttttatggaaaattatgaaagaAA AGTACGGTTGTGAAAGTTTGTTCAACGAAGATATTTCTACAAAAGGATTGGGACTTTTCAACTATCCTCCAACAGAGTTTCAACCag GATTTACTGAGAATCCAGCTGACCACTATTACCGTGCATATTACTTGGCTGTATATGAGAACTGGAAATACGAAGCTTGTCGAGATGGAGAGCAATTGCAAAATGAATTTGTCAATATTTGGAGAAGATTTGCCCATAGATATAGAAATATTTGCCATTTTGGATTCACATTTGTAACAAC acTGACTCATGAAGCAGGGCTGGTTTTAGAAATTCTTGATGAAAAACTTGCGGCACACTTGAGTCAAATGCATTTGAATGGAGATTTGGATAACACGTTATCAATTATCATGGGAGATCATGGAAACAGAATTGGAGCAATTAAATCTAGATATACAGGAAGAATTGAAGAAAGAATGCCACTTATGGCCATGAGGTTTCCTACTGGGTTTGCTGAAACTTATCCTGTGGagtataaaaactttttggataACAAGCACAAGTTGACCAG TAACTTTGACGTTCACAAAACATTGCACGATATTGTTCACATGAGATTGGGAGAcaacaaagcaaaatccgaTGAGGGACGAGGAATTAGTCTATTTGATGCAATTCCCAACACAAGAACATGTGCTGATGTGATCGTTCCAGAAAACTTTTGTATGTGTATGATTGATGTGTCAAGTATCGCCAACCCGTTACCAAAtttcaataagaaaaaaccTACGGATCAGAAAATG gatCAATTCAATACATTGAAAAGTTGGCTGAAAACGGAGAATCTTGATGACTGTGTAGATGTGAGCAGTTTAGAAACAGGCCaaacttttcaagaaatgGCTATCAATCCATTGAGTCGATTTGGATTGCGAACCAAGAACAATGCTTCAATGTTGGAATTGATGAAGGAGAGAAATAAGAAGAATCCAGAGTTAAAT tatatcaactttgaattttctgtgagTGGTACGTACAAAAATGGTGAACCATTGAGTATGCTTGTCCGAACGGAGTTATTTGTTGAAAAGAGCACAAGCCAGCTAATATTTGAGCCAATGATACAGGAAATGCCTGCATCGTGTCGTTTTGTATCCATATTTGATGTTTGCCAATGTCTTCGTCCCCAGCTTTAG
- the aat-2 gene encoding Amino Acid Transporter (Product from WormBase gene class aat;~Confirmed by transcript evidence), with translation MNEKEEEVSLNQIKLKPRISLFNGCTIIIGVIIGSGIFVSPKGVLLEAGSAGMSLLIWLLSGVFAMIGAVCYSELGTLIPKSGGDYAYIYEAFGPLPSFLFLWVALVIINPTSLAIIAITCATYALQPFYSCPVPDVVVNLFAGCIIAVLTFINCWDVRMATRTNDFFTITKLIALTLIITCGGYWLSLGHIDNLVMPDVAEGSQTKLSAIAMAFYSGVFSFSGFSYLNFVTEELKNPFRNLPRAIYISIPIVTIVYMLVNIAYFSVLTVDEILDSDAVAITFADKILGTFGSKILMPLFVSFSCVGSLNGILITCSRMFFSGARNSQLPELFAMISIRQLTPIPSLIFLGGTSIVMLFIGNVFQLINYLSFAESLVVFSSVAGLLKLRFTMPENVLNARPIKISLLWPILFFLMCLFLLILPFFHSDPWELIYGVFLVLSGIPIYVLFVYNKYRPGFIQSVWIGFTHFIQKLFYCVPELSSS, from the exons atgaacgaaaaagaagaagaagtatcGCTGAATCAGATCAAGCTCAAGCCACGTATTTCACTTTTCAATGGCTGCACAATCATTATCGGAGTTATTATTGGATCAGGAATCTTTGTGTCACCAAAAGGAGTCCTCCTTGAAGCCGGCAGTGCTGGAATGTCTCTGCTCATTTGGCTCCTCAGTGGAGTATTTGCCATGATTGGAGCTGTATGTTATTCAGAGCTCGGGACACTAATCCCCAAGTCTGGAGGAGATTACGCGTATATTTATGAG GCGTTTGGTCCTCTTCcgtcatttctttttctttgggTAGCTCTTGTCATTATCAATCCAACATCTTTGGCGATTATTGCCATAACATGTGCAACTTACGCTCTTCAACCATTCTACTCATGTCCTGTACCGGACGTTGTTGTCAATCTTTTCGCCGGATGCATAATTGCTGTTCTCACATTCATCAACTGTTGGGATGTTCGAATGGCAACAAGAACTAACGATTTCTTCACAATCACCAAATTAATTGCTCTCACTCTCATTATTACTTGTGGAGGATATTGGCTCTCATTGGGGCATATTGATAATCTTGTGATGCCCGATGTAGCAGAAGGAAGTCAAACAAAATTATCAGCTATTGCAATGGCGTTCTATTCTggagttttctcattttcgggGTTCTCTTATCTGAATTTTGTTACCGAAGAACTAAAAAACCCGTTCAG gaaccTTCCACGCGCAATCTACATTTCCATTCCTATTGTTACAATTGTCTATATGCTCGTCAATATTgcatatttttcagtattaaCCGTTGATGAG attctcGATTCCGATGCAGTGGCCATCACATTTGCCGACAAAATTCTCGGAACCTTCGGAAGCAAGATACTCATGCCATTGTTTGTTTCCTTTTCCTGCGTAGGTTCCCTTAATGGAATTCTCATCACATGCTCCAGAATGTTCTTTTCTGGAGCTCGAAACAGTCAACTACCTGAACTGTTTGCAATGATCTCAATCAGACAACTTACTCCGATTCCATCATTAATTTTCCTTGGTGGAACTTCAATCGTCATGCTCTTCATTGGTAACGTGTTCCAGCTTATTAACTATCTGTCATTTGCTGAATCACTCGTTGTTTTCTCTTCTGTCGCTGGGcttttgaaattgagattCACAATGCCTGAAAATGTGCTAAACGCCCGTCCAATCAAAATCAGTCTCCTGTGGCCAATACTGTTTTTCCTTATGTGCCTCTTTCTTTTGATCCTTCCATTCTTCCACAGTGATCCATGGGAACTCATTTACGGAGTTTTCTTGGTACTTTCAGGAATTCCCATCTACGTTCTCTTCGTCTACAATAAATACCGTCCAGGATTCATTCAATCTGTGTGGATAGGCTTCAcacatttcattcaaaaattgttctattGTGTCCCAGAACTCTCCAGTTCCTGA
- the glo-4 gene encoding X-linked retinitis pigmentosa GTPase regulator homolog (Confirmed by transcript evidence), translating to MFFKRSTNSRKTSANSSSDTSTSSESLLLPLLNNTKAGARSQKGSVHRQSGKKARRKMMENPYVCSLELDELSADDSIIDYSVFSDDSFLLILLLTSKGDVQAYLETSRDTKPRKNVVNIKTACSLNVSPVTVCIGSQAAFAIFGLADGNLLVTPIRLLIDVTWGGSSWATTTVIDLSLPTVDPCLATPTCTKCFVSNFPPCTMAVVANKAGNILLVDLHLRKCVSELKAPQSLHQIDILLDENSIELLVTGFTGAQWIIPIERSGKGFREVLTTCVPSDLTVLEPATMQFFAADSCGVVALDTTESIVEVYNTFHSLAHSSKRTFKVPPETWMVHAGDNMLFTVSNDNEIRSALHFGFMSSRLEYTLVRTSTNWRPLGIVAMPSRPHKLAGIFVVNERGLVRVEQSTALNLTKIASEFFFRLSPLQLNSKSVAQVANACRIDTAEFQSALIPNLLSTRKNRQLTNKELSQIYSIAKAINLSMSDLLKAFENESIGEQLLPEVLNTIQTNPAKHDNLMQRVVEMFVKRSLSAEGNMDKIREYDAELSNFLARHEHLHKGSVDCAKAGMWKCTQTLVRRDVHETKSIDTSTEVLLYIIKNRLQIWNEANSTDRLQIMSLVCHLDWSKLADADGARVCAILSAWQRDISLPSYHEMCLRIAITNSDRFPRPCQILSLVSSIHILSEKKISNHANLPNFLPLAGGNNCGATITEDDRLMIWGNFTNAQQRMEMPQMNAKSKRSDSVTNGAPTLPPPAPKPEQHLPRVLEYPGGRPRAIACGAEHILVLSSSGQLSAWGGNRFGQCGVGHSFRIANLHQVDGDWPAIEKIACGQFHSAFICSDGSLWTFGWGVWGQLGHGGRNNSNQLVPTRVNGLICKVTQIACGRAHTVVLTDTGRVLVCGSGSYGQMGVDDDIKKVFAFTPLPLGPLRVRDIATHYYHSICITEDNRVFEWGRNPQELKMRMFVMKKIRSAQLKNTEDPSSPSPSTNGSTPRVNLNLPAEIPREDLGLREVKHFLDGNIVSVACGLSHSALITSEGTLYTWGKGLDYQLGHGNKNERMEPHQVFEPNGAKWVNVSLGNNHTIASTDDGSVFAWGKNDFGQCGVLTKKNGNSADVTKKFFFQARDGRRFMPNVDESQFVQKPGLIPDVRVRNLNEDGNEGVDKEEIVDRLKASDVNVVQAVSKHLYSPIEGKCNGSIIEDEPRNGKIQKQNKYDGEDGPLCTTTALVHLIAGDVKRAIRMIEWLKTDSSTCEKSLMVLSSLVWEVMANHEDVQSREALSAAFRHVPMSDSMRKGKQIAQLWPAVWNDERVQSSLSIDEKIAMLDGFTSASKPVSCPTIPSSSLEVSSKIRVYAQCAHAEPAAVGSPPECSTCLDEWTEKVRHTLGTQL from the exons ATGTTCTTCAAACGAAGTACAAATTCTCGTAAAACATCGGCAAATTCAAGTTCTGATACGTCAACTTCTTCAGAATCATTATTGCTTCCACTTCTGAACAATACCAAAGCTGGAGCGCGTTCACAAAAAGGAAGTGTCCACCGACAAAGTGGCAAAAAAg CCCGCCGAAAGATGATGGAAAATCCTTACGTGTGCAGTTTGGAACTCGACGAGCTCTCTGCCGATGATTCAATTATTGACTATTCGGTGTTCAGTGATGATTCGTTTCTTCTAATCTTGCTGCTTACGTCAAAAGGAGACGTTCAAGCTTATTTGGAGACAAGTCGAGACACAAAGCCAAGAAAAAACGTTGTAAATATCAAAACGGCATGCTCCCTCAATGTTAGCCCGGTTACTGTATGCATTG GAAGTCAAGCAGCATTCGCCATCTTTGGACTTGCTGATGGTAATCTTCTCGTTACTCCAATCAGGCTTCTTATC GACGTGACGTGGGGTGGTTCCTCGTGGGCGACAACGACTGTAATTGATTTGAGTCTTCCAACAGTGGATCCTTGCCTGGCCACACCCACTTGCACTAAATGCTtcgtttccaattttccaccgTGCACTATGGCTGTGGTTGCAAATAAA GCTGGGAACATTCTTCTCGTCGATCTTCACCTCAGAAAATGTGTGTCCGAGTTGAAAGCACCGCAAAGTTTGCACCAGATTGACATTCTTCTTGATGAAAACTCTATCGAGTTGCTTGTCACGGGATTTACTGGTGCACAATGGATAATTCCAATTGAAAGAAGTGGAAAGGGATTTCGAGAAGTTTTGACAACATGCGTACCATCAGATCTTACTGTG CTCGAGCCGGCAACAATGCAGTTCTTTGCGGCGGATTCATGTGGTGTCGTTGCACTTGACACAACCGAATCAATTGTGGAAGTCTACAATACGTTTCATTCATTGGCACATTCTTCGAAACGAACATTCAAAGTACCTCCAGAGACTTGGATGGTGCATGCTGGTGATAATATGTTGTTCACAGTTTCGAATGATAATGAAATCAGAAGCGCTTTACATTTCGGA TTCATGTCCAGTCGTCTGGAGTATACTCTTGTACGCACGTCCACTAACTGGCGTCCTCTCGGAATTGTAGCAATGCCATCTCGACCACACAAATTGGCTGGAATATTCGTAGTCAATGAGCGAGGTTTGGTTCGTGTGGAACAGTCGACTGCTTT aaacctcACGAAGATtgcttctgaatttttcttccGCCTCTCTCCACTGCAGCTCAATTCGAAATCAGTGGCCCAAGTCGCAAATGCATGTAGAATCGATACAGCCGAATTTCAATCCGCATTGATTCCAAATCTACTGAGTACGCGGAAGAATAGGCAATTGACGAATAAAGAATTGTCACAAATTTACTCGATTGCTAAAGCTATAAAT TTATCCATGTCCGACTTGCTCAAGGCGTTCGAGAATGAATCAATTGGTGAACAACTGCTTCCCGAG GTGCTCAACACGATTCAAACTAATCCTGCAAAACATGATAATCTAATGCAAAGAGTTGTCGAAATGTTTGTGAAAAGATCATTATCGGCTGAAGGAAATATGGATAAGATTCGCGAGTATGATGCAGAATTAtc aaacttccTTGCTCGTCACGAGCATCTTCACAAGGGTTCTGTTGATTGTGCTAAAGCGGGAATGTGGAAGTGTACTCAAACTCTTGTTCGGCGAGATGTTCATGAAACGAAATCAATTGATACATCAACTGAAGTTCTTCTTTACATCATCAAAAATCGCCTCCAAATCTGGAATGAAGCCAACTCAACAGATCGATTACAG ATAATGTCACTTGTTTGCCATTTGGATTGGTCTAAGTTAGCAGATGCTGATGGTGCTCGAGTTTGTGCTATTTTATCTGCTTGGCAAAGAGATATTAGCCTTCCATCTTACCATGAAATGTGCCTCCGTATCGCTATAACAAATTCAGATCGTTTTCCGCGACCGTGTCAGATACTTTCACTCGTCTCATCAATTCATATTCTATCGGAGAAGAAAATATCGAATCATGCTAACCTTCCAAATTTTCTTCCTCTTGCTGGAGGAAATAATTGTGGAGCCACAATAACTGAAGATGACCGTCTCATGATCTGGGGAAATTTCACGAATGCACAGCAACGAATGGAAATGCCTC aaatgAACGCCAAATCGAAAAGATCAGACTCAGTCACAAATGGAGCACCAACATTACCTCCACCGGCACCAAAACCTGAACAA CACCTTCCCCGCGTTCTCGAATATCCCGGTGGGCGGCCTAGAGCGATAGCTTGTGGAGCCGAGCACATTCTTGTTCTGTCTTCTTCTGGACAATTGTCGGCATGGGGTGGAAATAGATTTGGACAGTGTGGTGTTGGACACTCTTTTAGAATTGCTAATTTACAC CAAGTTGATGGAGATTGGCCTGCAATCGAGAAAATCGCATGTGGCCAATTCCACTCGGCTTTTATATGTTCTGACGGATCACTGTGGACTTTTGGATGGGGAGTATGGGGTCAACTTGGACACGGAGGTCGAAATAACTCCAATCAACTTGTTCCTACTAGAGTGAATGGATTGATATGCAAAGTGACTCAAATTGCATGCGGAAGAGCTCATACTGTTGTTCTGACGGATACTGGAAGAGTTCTTGTTTGTGGATCAGGAAGTTATGGACAAATGGGAGTTGATGATGACATTAAGAAAGTTTTTGCATTCACTCCACTGCCTCTTGGACCTCTTCGTGTGAGAGACATTGCAACACACTATTATCATTCCATTTGTATTACGGAAGACAATAGAGTTTTTGAATGGGGTCGAAATCCTCAAGAGCTCAAGATGCGAATGTTCGTAATGAAGAAAATTCGGAGTGCTCAACTTAAGAATACAGAGGATCCTAGCTCACCATCACCGTCTACCAATGGTAGCACTCCTCGCGTAAATCTGAATTTGCCAGCTGAAATTCCTCGAGAAGATCTTGGTCTTCGGGAAGTCAAACATTTCCTTGATGGAAATATTGTCAGTGTTGCATGCGGTTTGTCACATTCCGCTTTGATCACATCAGAAGGAACGTTATACACTTGGGGTAAAGGTCTTGACTATCAACTTGGTCATGGTAACAAAAATGAACGCATGGAGCCCCATCAAGTTTTCGAACCAAATGGAGCCAAATGGGTTAATGTCTCTCTTG GCAACAATCACACTATCGCCTCCACGGATGATGGTTCAGTTTTTGCGTGGGGAAAGAATGACTTTGGACAGTGCGGAGTACTCActaagaaaaatggaaactcTGCGGATgtcacaaaaaagtttttctttcaagCCAGAGATGGTCGTAGATTCATGCCAAATGTCGACGAAAGCCAGTTTGTTCAGAAACCCGGATTGATTCCTGACGTTCGAGTTAGAAATTTAAACGAGGACGGAAACGAAGGTGTTGATAAAGAAGAAATAGTGGACCGCCTAAAAGCTTCCGATGTTAATGTGGTACAGGCGGTTTCCAAGCATCTGTACAGCCCGATCGAAGGAAAATGTAATGGAAGCATCATAGAAGACGAACCAAGAAAcgggaaaattcagaaacaaaATAAGTACGATGGAGAAGATGGACCGCTTTGCACAACAACAGCTCTTGTTCATTTAATTGCTGGTGATGTCAAAAGAGCGATTCGAATGATTGAATGGCTGAAGACGGATAGTTCGACATGCGAGAAATCACTGATGGTTCTTTCATCACTTGTATGGGAAGTTATGGCAAATCATGAAGATGTACAATCACGTGAAGCCTTATCTGCTGCCTTTCGTCATGTTCCTATGTCTGATTCCATGCGCAAAGGAAAACAAATTGCTCAATTGTGGCCGGCTGTTTGGAATGACGAACGTGTACAAAGCTCTTTGAGCATTGACGAAAAAATCGCTATGCTTGACGGATTTACGAGTGCTTCAAAACCAGTTAGCTGTCCTACG atccCATCTTCTTCACTTGAagtttcttccaaaattcGTGTCTATGCTCAATGTGCTCATGCTGAACCTGCAGCCGTTGGTTCTCCACCAGAATGCTCTACTTGTCTTGACGAATGGACTGAAAAAGTTCGCCATACTCTAGGAACTCAGTTGTAA
- the str-94 gene encoding Seven TM Receptor (Confirmed by transcript evidence), with product MRIPFYTVSAEYLGFFVAFITNVTLIYLIITRTRQNFGSYKYLMLWFAAFSLWYSIIDILTQPAMHSYLNSFIVFCASWFKYDPLLASIIIPTYCTSYGLTLVLLAIHFVYRYIAMIHPNEIRWFKYPRALIVGSQGEIQIQWKSCLAMTNVYCIAITTLVTIMSLGYSIYIKMQSVNDMVAEKTRALQRQLFHALVLQTIVPIIFMYTPTTILFLCPIIGVELGMIANMTSVCLALYPALDPLVVMYFIKDYRSYLLKKMNISKKVSTVTGATSVFRNEDEII from the exons ATGCGAATTCCATTTTATACTGTTTCTGCGGAATACCTAGGTTTTTTCGTAGCATTTATTACTAATGTTACATTAATCTACTTAATCATAACAAGAACTCGACAGAACTTTGGTTCATACAAGTACTTAATGCTATGGTTCGCTGCATTTTCACTTTGGTACTCCATAATTGATATTCTAACTCAACCAGCAATGCATTCATATCTCAATAgttttattgtattttgtgCAAGTTGGTTTAAGTATGATCCCCTATTGGCTTCAATAATTATcc CAACTTACTGCACTTCATACGGACTAACACTGGTCCTGCTTGCCATTCATTTCGTCTATCGATATATTGCGATGATCCATCCAAACGAAATTCGTTGGTTCAAATATCCACGTGCACTG ATTGTCGGATCTCAaggcgaaattcaaattcaatggAAAAGTTGTTTGGCAATGACCAATGTATATTGCATTGCA ATAACTACTCTTGTTACAATAATGTCTCTGGGCTATTCTATATATATAAAGATGCAGTCAGTTAACGACATGGTAGCAGAAAAGACACGAGCACTTCAAAGGCAACTGTTCCATGCACTTGTACTTCAG ACAATTGTTCCAATCATCTTTATGTACACTCCAACAACGATCCTATTCTTATGCCCTATAATTGGTGTTGAGCTAGGAATGATTGCAAACATGACTTCAGTTTGTTTGGCTCTATACCCTGCTTTAGATCCTTTAGTTGTTATGTACTTCATTAAAGACTACCGCAGTTATTTGCTCA aaaaaatgaatatttcgaaaaaagtatcAACAGTGACCGGAGCAACTTCCGTCTTCAGGAACGAGGATGAGATCATTTGA